One part of the Halorubrum sp. BOL3-1 genome encodes these proteins:
- a CDS encoding exodeoxyribonuclease VII small subunit, with the protein MTDAEIDIAETIDRLEEIAETLEDGEVDLTTAKELREEADDHLEKLRDALDVGDGDIIEIDGEDAEIETAE; encoded by the coding sequence ATGACTGACGCCGAGATCGACATCGCAGAGACAATCGATCGACTTGAAGAGATCGCCGAGACGCTCGAAGATGGGGAGGTTGATCTCACCACCGCGAAAGAGCTTCGTGAGGAAGCAGACGACCATCTCGAGAAGCTTCGTGACGCGCTGGATGTCGGCGACGGTGACATCATCGAGATCGATGGTGAAGACGCTGAGATCGAAACCGCTGAGTGA
- a CDS encoding PD-(D/E)XK nuclease family protein has translation MRRQLDRLPETEEPPPTTLQLLNRSRQEGDWQQLLAYFLNPEAPHRLNHAVLEQFLRGLQRRDNIDFNFSRFDIENVQVATEVPVPDGRIDLLVWCEEKWFILCELKIDASEGDGQTKKYASAETFQNVDLDPSAVAEPRRQYLFVTPDGSRPESEAFVAVEWSWIASQLRAVLDSDYGSYPVRTTSQLDDFVDTIDTELTMTEHERNEAAKADLYVDHYDELAEVTRAFETEWEDLIDNWGRRLATILDGARLVEDPEGIPPVPEEDVLLEFPDGNKRHRYWLCRQANGNWSWLFPTDWWTDLEQDEPVYRNEKPNARVGFLHRPASDRDSVLENHKLTFYLRNAPSGNEDFYPGFAQRFNADSEIPDLLPDRTERRGRKSNVLEATYEIEIDKHGDLFSGYIAALAKAVDDHIVSNPALIERIDELYQETYREEVQN, from the coding sequence ATGCGTCGGCAACTGGACCGACTTCCTGAAACGGAAGAGCCACCACCGACAACTCTCCAACTCTTAAATCGAAGTCGACAGGAGGGCGACTGGCAGCAACTCCTCGCATATTTCTTGAACCCAGAAGCACCGCATCGACTCAACCACGCTGTATTGGAACAGTTTCTCCGTGGACTCCAACGTCGTGACAATATTGACTTCAACTTCTCCCGGTTTGACATTGAGAACGTCCAGGTTGCGACCGAGGTTCCAGTTCCAGATGGTCGGATCGATCTATTGGTGTGGTGTGAGGAAAAGTGGTTCATCCTCTGTGAGCTAAAAATCGACGCCTCTGAGGGAGATGGACAAACCAAGAAGTACGCCAGCGCTGAGACGTTCCAGAACGTCGATCTTGATCCATCGGCGGTGGCTGAACCTCGTCGACAGTACCTCTTCGTGACGCCAGATGGGTCACGTCCCGAGTCAGAGGCATTTGTAGCGGTCGAGTGGTCGTGGATCGCGTCACAGCTGCGGGCTGTGTTAGATTCGGACTATGGGAGCTATCCGGTGCGAACAACTAGTCAACTAGACGATTTCGTCGATACCATTGACACAGAACTCACAATGACTGAACACGAGCGAAATGAGGCTGCCAAGGCTGACCTGTACGTGGACCACTACGACGAATTAGCCGAGGTCACGCGGGCATTTGAGACCGAATGGGAGGATCTCATCGACAATTGGGGACGCCGGCTTGCGACGATCCTAGATGGTGCGCGCCTTGTCGAAGATCCAGAGGGTATTCCACCCGTACCCGAAGAAGACGTTTTGCTTGAGTTTCCCGACGGAAACAAGCGTCACAGGTACTGGTTATGTCGGCAAGCGAACGGAAACTGGTCGTGGCTGTTCCCGACTGACTGGTGGACAGATCTTGAACAAGACGAACCAGTCTACCGAAATGAGAAGCCGAACGCTCGTGTCGGATTCCTTCATCGGCCGGCATCTGACCGGGACTCCGTTCTCGAAAACCACAAGCTGACGTTCTACCTCCGCAACGCGCCATCTGGGAACGAAGATTTCTACCCCGGGTTTGCGCAGCGATTCAACGCTGATTCTGAGATCCCGGATTTGCTACCCGACCGGACCGAGCGACGGGGTCGGAAATCGAACGTCCTTGAGGCCACGTACGAGATCGAGATCGACAAGCACGGCGACTTGTTCTCCGGGTACATCGCTGCGCTAGCCAAAGCCGTCGACGACCATATCGTCTCGAATCCAGCATTGATTGAGCGTATCGACGAACTCTATCAGGAAACATATCGAGAAGAGGTACAGAACTGA
- a CDS encoding MarR family transcriptional regulator — protein sequence MPVPVDDLTDDEPFPVNPESAEYEALSFLVVHHEYGYTPQEIAVRTDLNKTTASNTMAQLVENGLVEQAEDVYYIDPRRVDELTNRLRSLDSAVELFEATPDNDSYAQEDWEQEVPSINPDEQTETSVERDSEAVKARAEALIEEVENSDLD from the coding sequence ATGCCAGTCCCCGTCGACGATCTCACAGACGACGAGCCATTCCCGGTTAACCCAGAATCGGCCGAGTACGAGGCCCTCAGTTTCCTTGTGGTCCACCACGAGTACGGGTACACACCACAGGAAATCGCAGTCCGAACAGACCTCAATAAAACAACCGCATCGAACACAATGGCTCAACTTGTCGAGAACGGGCTCGTCGAACAGGCAGAGGATGTCTATTACATCGATCCACGGCGCGTTGATGAGCTAACGAATCGGCTGAGATCGCTTGACTCGGCCGTTGAACTCTTCGAAGCGACACCCGACAACGACAGCTATGCTCAGGAGGACTGGGAACAGGAGGTTCCGAGTATCAATCCAGATGAGCAAACAGAGACATCGGTTGAGAGAGACTCTGAAGCTGTAAAAGCGCGAGCGGAAGCGCTTATCGAAGAGGTCGAAAACAGCGATCTAGATTAA
- a CDS encoding ADP-ribosylglycohydrolase family protein, whose protein sequence is MDLNRTRGVLLGLACGDALGRPVEFSSASAIAAEHGQLDEMVGHGTWNQPAGTITDDTEQALCIARSLVDQHAFDPADIAARFVEWYDSGPFDIGRMTMKSLSRLKHGDDWSEAGQHVWETSPEGQNAGNGSVMRCPPLAIPYSTDWERLAEVSRQSSQITHADPRCTDGCAVLNLTLAGLLEDAATPLRDALEYVDASAPDELTTALSPLARGETPSSLETSGYVIHSLQTALHDGLHAETAEEAIVTAVNRGGDTDTIGAIAGAVAGARFGASQLPDRWVAAIDETEELETLSMNLGEMSA, encoded by the coding sequence ATGGATCTGAATCGCACACGCGGCGTGCTACTCGGACTCGCGTGTGGGGATGCGCTCGGTCGACCAGTTGAGTTCTCGTCGGCGTCCGCGATTGCGGCCGAACACGGGCAACTCGACGAGATGGTTGGCCATGGAACATGGAACCAGCCCGCTGGGACGATCACGGATGACACCGAACAGGCGCTGTGTATCGCCCGCAGCCTTGTCGATCAGCACGCATTCGATCCAGCAGACATCGCGGCCCGGTTCGTCGAGTGGTACGACAGTGGCCCGTTCGATATCGGCCGGATGACGATGAAGTCGTTGAGTCGACTCAAACATGGTGACGACTGGAGCGAAGCTGGCCAGCACGTCTGGGAGACCAGCCCTGAAGGCCAGAACGCGGGCAACGGGAGCGTGATGCGATGTCCGCCGCTCGCAATCCCGTACTCGACTGATTGGGAGCGACTCGCTGAGGTGAGCCGACAATCTTCACAGATTACACACGCGGATCCACGGTGTACGGACGGGTGTGCCGTACTGAACCTCACCCTTGCTGGGCTGCTCGAGGACGCAGCCACACCGTTGCGGGATGCTCTCGAGTACGTTGACGCGAGCGCCCCGGACGAGCTCACCACCGCGCTCAGCCCGCTTGCCCGTGGTGAGACACCCAGCTCGCTGGAGACATCCGGATACGTGATACACTCACTCCAAACAGCACTCCACGATGGGCTCCACGCAGAGACTGCCGAAGAGGCGATCGTGACGGCAGTGAACCGTGGTGGAGACACGGATACGATCGGCGCAATTGCTGGTGCCGTCGCCGGCGCACGCTTTGGAGCATCACAGCTCCCAGACCGATGGGTGGCTGCAATCGATGAGACTGAGGAACTCGAGACACTATCGATGAACCTCGGAGAGATGTCAGCATAA
- a CDS encoding CBS domain-containing protein, translating to MQTALEIMLENDFDQLPVESEYGIEGVVTYKSVARYMKSMEDASVEETPVEIALNASPRFVDPEHDIFELFETFAEDDYVLIGNTDKLQGILTRYDILYFLEVQVDPFLKIGEIEESLRHIFRESTDNLEQCFENAFAERAEHDDRYDPPERLEDFSFDQYRRFMMKNLDQMPPRLAEERSMVEELLEDIRDTRNALFHFRAEADEVDRDQLDIAHSYFTRIANTV from the coding sequence ATTCAGACGGCACTAGAGATTATGTTGGAGAACGATTTTGACCAGTTGCCGGTAGAGAGTGAGTACGGGATCGAGGGGGTTGTGACGTACAAGTCGGTGGCACGGTACATGAAGTCGATGGAGGATGCGAGTGTCGAGGAGACACCGGTGGAGATTGCGTTAAATGCGTCGCCAAGGTTCGTAGATCCGGAGCACGATATCTTCGAGTTGTTCGAGACGTTCGCCGAGGATGATTACGTCCTGATTGGCAATACAGATAAGCTCCAAGGGATATTGACCCGATATGACATTTTGTATTTCCTCGAAGTACAAGTTGATCCATTCCTGAAGATTGGCGAGATAGAGGAGAGTCTGCGGCATATTTTCCGGGAGTCGACTGATAACTTAGAGCAGTGTTTTGAGAACGCATTTGCTGAGCGCGCCGAGCACGACGACCGGTATGACCCGCCAGAGCGCTTGGAAGATTTCTCATTTGACCAGTACCGCCGGTTTATGATGAAGAATCTTGATCAGATGCCGCCCCGCTTAGCTGAGGAACGCTCGATGGTTGAAGAGTTGCTTGAAGATATTCGAGATACTCGGAATGCGCTTTTTCACTTTCGTGCGGAAGCTGATGAAGTTGACCGGGACCAATTAGATATCGCGCATTCATACTTCACCCGTATCGCCAATACGGTGTAG
- a CDS encoding restriction endonuclease, with amino-acid sequence MAVLDDLSGFEFEDVMEDVFRNLGYDNVRQAEKTADEGRDVIMEEVVDGQRRAIVVECKHTDTVGRPVVQKLHSAIATFEFDGPKRGMVATTGRFTNPAQEYATRLQQNGDPHPIELIDGEDLREIADEIGLDLYNGRIEILCDETLRPYDPAADVDAPVAEAFRDIENIEAVDLPPPRSDATFRPVVAVTADTNAVFETSVGVIHRVNERTQFVVHAERGQPQLAADDVATLVTENLHATVELDTDRFGEVLDDIEERRFGQTQTEYKEWAVDRLQQDHTTTVTYTGDNNVTYNKTCEPNVSDISVQSIEPVYLPEVRHTTNLSEYSYPYEYFAAGPSRVTTEDSIHRCVHCETDGVDEAYTYCPNCGAIACDSHIKTERLEQEPVCTGCAVTERFALKTKYFYDEENLEAFREEYAAMPLHEKAMENKPLAGGGVVATLLLVVGLLVIGGII; translated from the coding sequence ATGGCTGTACTGGACGACCTCTCAGGATTCGAGTTCGAGGACGTGATGGAGGATGTCTTCCGGAACCTCGGCTACGACAACGTCCGACAGGCTGAGAAGACGGCTGACGAGGGCCGCGACGTCATCATGGAAGAGGTCGTCGACGGACAACGCCGCGCGATCGTCGTCGAGTGTAAGCACACGGATACCGTCGGGCGGCCCGTCGTCCAGAAGCTTCACTCGGCGATCGCGACGTTTGAGTTCGACGGGCCGAAGCGTGGGATGGTCGCCACCACCGGCCGATTCACCAACCCCGCCCAGGAGTACGCGACACGCCTTCAACAGAACGGCGACCCACATCCCATCGAGCTGATCGATGGCGAGGACCTGCGGGAGATAGCCGACGAGATCGGCCTTGATCTCTACAACGGCCGGATCGAAATCCTCTGTGACGAGACGCTTCGGCCGTACGACCCCGCGGCCGACGTCGACGCGCCCGTCGCGGAGGCGTTCCGCGACATCGAGAATATCGAGGCAGTCGATCTCCCGCCGCCCCGTTCGGATGCGACGTTTCGACCGGTCGTGGCTGTCACCGCCGACACAAACGCGGTCTTCGAAACGTCGGTCGGCGTTATCCACCGGGTCAACGAGCGGACGCAGTTCGTCGTCCACGCCGAACGGGGGCAGCCGCAGCTCGCTGCCGACGACGTCGCGACGTTGGTCACGGAGAATCTCCATGCGACGGTTGAGTTGGACACCGACCGCTTTGGCGAGGTACTCGACGACATCGAGGAGCGTCGATTCGGGCAGACCCAGACCGAGTACAAGGAGTGGGCTGTCGACCGACTCCAGCAGGACCACACGACGACGGTCACCTACACTGGCGACAATAACGTCACGTACAACAAGACGTGTGAGCCGAACGTCTCGGACATCTCCGTTCAGTCGATCGAGCCAGTCTACCTCCCCGAAGTTCGGCACACGACCAATTTGAGTGAGTACTCTTATCCCTACGAGTACTTCGCAGCGGGCCCCTCTCGGGTCACCACCGAAGACAGCATCCACCGGTGCGTCCACTGTGAGACGGACGGCGTTGACGAGGCGTACACGTACTGTCCGAACTGCGGGGCAATCGCCTGCGACAGCCACATCAAGACCGAACGGCTTGAGCAGGAGCCGGTCTGTACGGGCTGTGCGGTTACTGAGCGGTTCGCGCTGAAGACGAAGTACTTCTACGACGAGGAGAACCTAGAGGCGTTTCGCGAGGAGTACGCCGCTATGCCGCTCCACGAGAAGGCGATGGAGAACAAGCCTCTCGCTGGCGGTGGCGTCGTCGCGACGTTGCTGCTCGTCGTTGGACTACTCGTCATCGGCGGCATCATCTAG
- the xseA gene encoding exodeoxyribonuclease VII large subunit produces MAVDDNSRSEPTDSNKSAWSVSRLNDEIAATLEAAANRFPTYVVGEVSDATAKGYGTFFTLRDVDGEETIQCIVWSSYRDRIDESITEGEEVIVRANVDFYADGGRTQLNVKNYWPVGDSDRSQELEALRAELNEEGLFDADRKQPLPPFPSNIGIITSLTGSAREDFRESAWGRAPGVTLTVFGATVQGTNAAASIVGAVQQADRDPDIDTIVVTRGGGADDTLWCFNEEPVVRAIADCATPTVVAVGHEDDETLAEDVADRVAMTPTDAGIVATPGMSTIRERVDTIERRLQTGYETVVSEQLDALNRRIENAVIGLEREAETRQAHLQRAADLEQRIDTAYTTLTASRLGEIDDRIETALQEIEHTAETEAVTVRAARGRIGGLETRIDRAYETYVDQETNTLERRIEEAYRDIETGTDIREAKQEAQQLRVVILVLVGLLLLGVALWAGGIL; encoded by the coding sequence ATGGCCGTCGACGACAATTCCAGATCGGAACCTACTGACTCGAACAAGTCGGCATGGTCCGTCTCTCGGCTCAACGACGAGATCGCTGCCACCCTTGAGGCGGCCGCCAACCGCTTTCCCACGTACGTTGTTGGGGAAGTATCGGACGCCACAGCGAAGGGCTACGGGACATTCTTCACACTCCGAGACGTCGACGGCGAGGAAACGATCCAGTGTATCGTATGGTCGTCCTATCGCGACCGCATCGACGAGAGCATCACCGAAGGCGAGGAGGTGATCGTCCGGGCAAACGTCGATTTCTACGCAGACGGCGGCCGGACACAACTCAACGTCAAAAACTACTGGCCAGTTGGCGACTCCGATCGATCACAGGAATTGGAGGCATTGCGTGCCGAACTCAATGAGGAGGGCCTCTTCGATGCCGACCGAAAACAGCCACTGCCACCGTTTCCCTCAAATATCGGGATTATCACCTCATTGACTGGGTCTGCCCGGGAGGACTTCCGTGAGTCCGCCTGGGGACGCGCACCGGGGGTGACGCTCACCGTCTTTGGAGCGACAGTGCAGGGCACAAACGCTGCCGCATCGATCGTTGGAGCGGTCCAACAGGCGGATCGAGATCCGGACATCGACACGATTGTCGTCACGCGTGGTGGCGGCGCAGACGACACGCTATGGTGTTTCAACGAGGAACCTGTCGTCCGGGCGATCGCCGATTGTGCGACCCCGACAGTCGTCGCTGTCGGCCACGAAGACGATGAGACTCTCGCCGAAGATGTCGCTGACAGAGTGGCGATGACGCCAACAGACGCAGGAATTGTGGCGACACCTGGGATGAGCACCATCCGAGAGCGGGTCGACACTATCGAACGTCGACTCCAAACCGGGTACGAAACAGTCGTCAGCGAGCAGCTTGACGCGCTCAACCGGCGGATCGAAAACGCAGTCATCGGACTCGAACGTGAGGCAGAAACCCGGCAGGCACATCTCCAGCGAGCAGCCGATCTCGAACAGCGGATCGACACCGCCTACACGACACTAACAGCCTCACGCCTCGGTGAAATCGACGACAGGATTGAGACAGCACTCCAGGAGATCGAACACACCGCAGAGACAGAGGCCGTTACGGTACGGGCAGCTCGGGGACGCATTGGTGGACTTGAGACTCGTATTGATCGGGCGTACGAGACATACGTCGATCAGGAGACCAACACACTCGAGCGCCGGATCGAAGAGGCGTATCGAGACATCGAGACGGGTACGGACATCCGAGAAGCAAAACAGGAAGCCCAACAACTTCGAGTAGTCATTCTCGTTCTCGTTGGACTGCTGCTGCTTGGTGTCGCACTGTGGGCAGGTGGAATCTTGTGA
- a CDS encoding ISH3 family transposase, which yields MSTTQQADGEIHEDQLLNFLVNRLDEEVSLSLANNAEITAEDIYEVLVGACADGTSVSTLCASSQNAPAANTVLYHLRTKLEPDRLERVANTLLRKDLDELLPEQVEVCADLHLRPYYGDEDDTDGLYHSVAKRGTTAFHAYATLYARVKNKRYTLAVRRLKDGDTASSVLAEFFGVLDGLDTEVKAVYLDRGFYDSKCLTLLQAHNYAYVIPIIRWGETIQQELSEGWSRVIQHDLTGKLDGHSWTVEFPVYIDCTYLNGKYDENGVARHGYAADAPFIHSPRDARYHYSKRFGIESSYRLFEQAIAITTTRDPTVRLLYVVVSLLLQNVWRYLHYEYVATPRRGGRRLWWWPYKEFVNMVRRAAWTALAVRRAVPANRPPDDRFHR from the coding sequence GTGTCTACGACCCAGCAAGCAGACGGTGAGATTCACGAGGACCAGCTTCTTAACTTTCTCGTCAACCGCCTTGACGAGGAAGTTTCGCTTTCCTTAGCCAATAACGCTGAAATCACTGCTGAGGACATCTATGAGGTCCTCGTCGGCGCGTGCGCCGACGGGACCTCTGTCTCTACACTCTGTGCGTCGAGCCAGAACGCACCCGCTGCGAACACGGTTCTCTACCATCTCCGGACGAAGCTCGAGCCGGATCGGCTCGAACGAGTCGCTAACACGCTCCTCCGGAAGGATCTCGATGAACTGCTCCCCGAGCAGGTGGAGGTCTGCGCGGACCTCCACCTGCGGCCCTACTACGGTGACGAAGACGACACAGACGGCCTCTATCACTCGGTAGCGAAGCGTGGAACCACTGCGTTCCATGCCTACGCCACACTCTACGCGCGTGTGAAGAACAAACGCTACACGCTGGCGGTACGCCGTCTCAAAGACGGCGATACCGCCAGCAGTGTCCTCGCTGAGTTCTTCGGTGTCCTCGACGGCCTTGACACCGAGGTCAAGGCCGTCTACCTTGATCGCGGATTCTACGACAGCAAGTGTCTCACGCTGCTTCAGGCGCACAATTACGCGTACGTGATCCCGATCATCCGGTGGGGAGAGACGATTCAGCAAGAGCTCTCGGAAGGGTGGAGTCGCGTCATTCAGCATGATCTGACGGGGAAACTCGACGGTCACAGCTGGACCGTCGAGTTTCCCGTCTACATCGACTGTACGTACCTAAACGGGAAGTACGACGAGAACGGCGTGGCGCGTCACGGCTATGCCGCTGACGCGCCGTTTATTCACTCACCACGCGACGCTCGATACCACTACAGCAAGCGGTTCGGTATCGAATCAAGCTATCGCTTGTTCGAGCAAGCGATAGCGATAACGACAACACGAGATCCAACGGTACGGCTGTTGTACGTCGTGGTGAGTCTCCTCTTACAGAACGTCTGGCGGTACCTTCACTACGAATATGTGGCGACGCCCCGCCGAGGCGGGCGTCGCCTCTGGTGGTGGCCGTACAAGGAGTTCGTTAATATGGTTCGACGAGCTGCGTGGACGGCCCTCGCGGTGCGTCGGGCCGTCCCCGCAAATCGGCCACCTGACGACCGATTCCACCGCTAA
- a CDS encoding ribbon-helix-helix domain-containing protein, which yields MPKVSVEIPQELLDDLDEHVGDDGKFVNRSDAVRASIRKTLDMLDEIDKRHGRVDSEETN from the coding sequence ATGCCAAAGGTCAGCGTCGAGATTCCACAAGAATTGCTCGATGACCTCGACGAGCACGTGGGTGACGACGGGAAGTTCGTTAACCGGAGTGATGCAGTCCGGGCATCAATCAGGAAAACGCTCGACATGCTTGATGAGATTGATAAGCGGCATGGACGAGTTGACTCGGAGGAGACCAATTGA
- a CDS encoding orc1/cdc6 family replication initiation protein, with the protein MLDDEGEASVFVDRDLVEPDTIIDEERIVGRDDQLESVVSFLKPTLQGNRPPNMLLYGPAGTGKSLIIGAVTQQIIELCQSKGERFGVVDVNCQPINTLDQGVYDLVQTVAQDVGTDVGVPETGVSTKRKYRRLYELINEHYDSVIFILDEIDLLVGRRENDEPAYSKLLYQLSRASNTNEIEGRVSVAALTNDPKFMEDIDGRAESSFNPRDVYFPDYDANQLREILENRRDAFRQDALNDDVIPLVSAFAAQSHGDARKAIDLFRGAGDLADERGDEVVTEDHVRESQEEVDKDRSLKLVEGLTTQKKISLYATAAVANHSNRTGSSVPSPVGFKVYQWVTNELDADQMTRETYVKYVKELSTYGLISTSRKSRGRGGGMYMEFTFTGDPEAMMTRIVDDTRLEGIAQQGELLSSVVNAQLKEFHNG; encoded by the coding sequence ATGCTTGATGATGAGGGCGAAGCATCGGTCTTTGTCGACCGTGACCTCGTTGAGCCAGACACGATCATCGATGAGGAGCGGATCGTTGGCCGTGACGATCAGCTCGAGTCCGTCGTCTCGTTTCTGAAGCCGACTCTTCAAGGAAATCGGCCGCCGAATATGCTACTTTATGGTCCCGCAGGAACAGGGAAGTCACTCATCATCGGGGCCGTTACGCAACAGATTATCGAACTCTGCCAATCCAAAGGAGAGCGTTTCGGTGTTGTCGATGTCAACTGCCAGCCAATCAACACTCTCGATCAGGGTGTCTACGACCTTGTCCAAACTGTCGCCCAAGACGTTGGTACAGATGTTGGAGTTCCAGAGACCGGCGTATCCACGAAACGCAAGTACCGACGTCTCTACGAACTCATCAACGAGCACTACGATTCGGTCATCTTCATTCTCGACGAGATCGACCTCCTAGTCGGCCGGCGCGAAAACGACGAACCCGCATACTCGAAGCTACTCTATCAGCTGTCGCGGGCAAGTAACACGAACGAAATCGAAGGCCGCGTATCCGTCGCAGCACTGACGAACGACCCAAAATTCATGGAAGATATCGACGGGCGTGCCGAGAGTTCATTCAATCCACGTGACGTCTACTTCCCAGACTACGACGCGAATCAGCTGCGCGAAATTCTCGAAAATCGGCGTGATGCGTTCCGTCAAGATGCTCTCAACGACGACGTGATTCCGCTCGTGTCGGCGTTCGCTGCACAAAGCCACGGTGACGCACGGAAGGCGATCGATCTGTTCCGCGGCGCTGGTGACCTCGCAGACGAACGGGGAGATGAAGTAGTCACAGAGGATCACGTCCGAGAATCTCAGGAGGAGGTCGACAAAGATCGGTCATTGAAGCTTGTTGAGGGGCTCACGACACAAAAGAAGATTTCACTCTATGCAACTGCGGCAGTTGCGAATCACTCAAATCGGACGGGGAGCTCCGTCCCCAGTCCGGTTGGATTTAAAGTGTATCAGTGGGTCACGAACGAACTCGATGCAGACCAGATGACCCGTGAGACGTACGTCAAATATGTCAAAGAACTTTCAACATACGGGTTGATTTCAACATCCCGGAAGAGTCGCGGACGAGGGGGCGGGATGTATATGGAGTTCACGTTCACGGGCGATCCTGAAGCAATGATGACCCGGATCGTCGATGATACACGTCTGGAAGGGATCGCCCAGCAGGGAGAACTCCTCAGTTCAGTCGTAAATGCTCAGCTGAAAGAATTTCACAACGGGTAA